TGCCCAGATAGGCTCTTTTGTCAAGAAGTCTCTCTAGTATAGAATGTGTTGTATCAACAGAGATGATACTCCCTGAGCCACCCCGATCCAACGGATAGGGTAAAATAGGGAATACCTCCAGAGCTACATCAAAGGGCGATGCAATAAAGAAATGATAGATTACCAGGACAGTGGCGTATATACAAGGATCTCATAGCCAAAAGAGGCATTCACGATGATACAAGAGTTTATTATTCAACCCAACGACGAAGGTCGCCGGATTGACCGGATCCTCCGCAAGGTCCTTCCGGATCTTCCCCTTTCAGCGATCCACCGACTGTTACGGTCTAAAAAGGTGTTTCTTAACGGAAAAGCGGTCCTCGCAGGCGACCGGGTTCAAGCGGGGATGAAGCTCGAGATAGACCTGGCACGCCCTCCCCTGGTGGTTGTACCAGGGGGGGGCCGGCAAAAGTCAAATGTTCCCTCCGGGTCTATCCCGCTAGAAATTCTCTGGGAATGCCCTGATTTTATGGCGATTTATAAACCAGCGGGGATACCCGTGCATGGACCAGGCAGCGTCGAGACCAGGATGGTTCCCCTCATTCTCAAAACCATTCCCCCATCCCTCTCCTTCCGGCCAGGCCCCCTCCATCGGCTTGACCAGGGAACCAGCGGGATTCTCCTTTTTTCTAAAAGTCTCCGGGGAGCCCAGGTTATTACCGAGGCGTTTCGACAGCGGCGACTTACCAAGTGGTACCTGGCAATTTTAGAGGGAGTGCTCCCCACAACAGAAACCTGGTGTGACGTACTCCTTCGGAATCGACAGGAACGGCGCACCCAGCGGGCTAGAGAAGACCAGCCTCAGCGTAAAGCCCAGGAGGCCCGGACCTTGTGTGTACCCCTGAGTACAACCCAGGGCTATACCCTGGCGGCTCTTACCATTGAAACGGGCCGCACCCATCAGATTCGCGCTCAAGCGGCCGTTCATGGGCGCCCCCTCATGGGGGATGCAAAGTATGGCGCCGCTCCCTTTAAAGGAGGATTTTTCCTGCATGCCTATGAAATTCAGTTCCCCGATAACCTTCCCATTCCCCATCCCCCATTCCTTCGGGCGCCCATTCCACCCCTTTTTAAAACCCAGATACACCGCTTATTTGGCGAAAAAGTACTCCTTCAGCTTGATAGAAATCCTTTTCTTAACCCATTATGAGATAGTATAGTAAACATGATGTGGAAATTCTTACGAGAGTTTTTCTGGTTCTTCAAGGGCATTAAGGTATACGCCCTGGTAGGAGAAAGCGGGACCGGCAAAAGCTTTAGGGCAAAACTAGTTGCTCAAAAATACGGAATCGATTTCATTATTGATGACGGACTCCTTATTCGCGACAATCGTATTATCGCCGGCCATTCCGCAAAAAAGGAAAAAACCTTTTTGGCAGCCGTAAAGGTAGCCCTCTTTGATGATAAGGCCCATAGAGACGAGGTAGCCCGGAAACTTCAGACAGAGAAATTCAAAAAGATCCTTATTCTTGGGACCTCTATCAAAATGGTAAACAAAATTGCCGCCCGACTGCAACTGCCCCAACCGCAGAAAATAATAAAGATTGAAGATATCGCTACAAAAGAAGAAATAGAAAAGGCCATCCGTTCCCGTCAGATTGAAGGTAAGCACGTCATCCCCGTTCCTTCCATCGAGGTAAAGAAGAATTATCCTGCCATTTTTTACGATGCTATCCGGGTTTTTTTGAAACGCCCCCGTATCCCTCCGATTACCAGTCCTACCAGGATTCATGAAAAATCGGTGGTTCGTCCAGAATACTCCCGGCGAGGGCGGGTATTAATCTCAGAAGCAGCCTTAAGTCAGATGGTTATCCATTGCGTGGATGAATACAATCCTCAGATACGACTAAAAAAAATTCTTGTTAAAGAAGATGGCCAGGGATACCGGCTTGTCATCACCATTGATGTTCCCTTTGGGACCCAGCTAGCAGGGAATATTCACGAACTCCAGCAATATCTTATTGATAACATTGAACGATATACGGGTATACTTATTGAAGAAGTCAATATTATAATAGACAAAATAATCCAATAAAGAATAGGGGGTACATATGAAAAAGGGTATC
This is a stretch of genomic DNA from Treponema sp. J25. It encodes these proteins:
- a CDS encoding RluA family pseudouridine synthase; amino-acid sequence: MIQEFIIQPNDEGRRIDRILRKVLPDLPLSAIHRLLRSKKVFLNGKAVLAGDRVQAGMKLEIDLARPPLVVVPGGGRQKSNVPSGSIPLEILWECPDFMAIYKPAGIPVHGPGSVETRMVPLILKTIPPSLSFRPGPLHRLDQGTSGILLFSKSLRGAQVITEAFRQRRLTKWYLAILEGVLPTTETWCDVLLRNRQERRTQRAREDQPQRKAQEARTLCVPLSTTQGYTLAALTIETGRTHQIRAQAAVHGRPLMGDAKYGAAPFKGGFFLHAYEIQFPDNLPIPHPPFLRAPIPPLFKTQIHRLFGEKVLLQLDRNPFLNPL